The following are from one region of the Dermacentor albipictus isolate Rhodes 1998 colony chromosome 5, USDA_Dalb.pri_finalv2, whole genome shotgun sequence genome:
- the LOC139060561 gene encoding uncharacterized protein: MQQGSLVKPVRFLTRKHVFPTNIEKMNVKRAIQVLSPAVTAALKLLQEQAGHTCDASFAGVGPTVEFMDTVHRWFMLMDVSNCTQHIHQNNADCKQFEFTSDERLIWLETSFLDYLADLKSQCLAKNFLTKETYEGLVMTTRSNVECIRYLLEEMRFHFVLTRKMSSDPIESFFGWLRKSAGSNDQTDARAVRSGIEKTLKTGIASAAGTSNVMAAEGSDYLSTLPQQKNTREGTSEEFPADACRELTERLKRGQPLLPTPDVAALAMVGGYLARVVQENINCEECVSLLKKPNASAPSDSLIKHQDRGGLIYPSGQLLAVLYALEKFIGVLLARRRHMNQPLKEAVSNAAAILREHKTLMCSTPGHQENLLQLLLTKFFRPIFTNFAMKATDKHDMAKVFEIKPLSRKTLKL; the protein is encoded by the coding sequence atgcagcaaggcagccTTGTAAAGCCAGTTAGATTTCTAACGAGAAAACACGTGTTCCCCACAAACATCGAAAAAATGAACGTAAAAAGAGCAATCCAAGTTTTGTCTCCTGCGGTGACAGCGGCATTGAAGCTCCTGCAAGAGCAAGCGGGCCACACATGCGACGCAAGTTTCGCGGGTGTCGGACCGACCGTTGAATTCATGGACACCGTGCACCGCTGGTTCATGCTCATGGACGTGAGCAATTGTACCCAGCACATACACCAGAACAATGCCGATTGCAAGCAGTTCGAATTTACAAGCGATGAACGGTTAATCTGGCTTGAAACAAGCTTCCTCGACTACCTGGCCGATCTCAAAAGCCAGTGCCTGGCGAAGAACTTCTTAACCAAGGAGACTTACGAAGGCCTGGTGATGACAACTCGTTCAAATGTTGAGTGCATTCGATATCTTCTTGaagagatgcgctttcactttgtTTTAACGAGAAAAATGTCGTCTGACCCAATCGAGTCGTTTTTTGGCTGGCTGAGGAAGTCAGCAGGGTCAAATGATCAAACGGATGCCCGAGCTGTTCGGTCAGGTATTGAGAAGACTCTGAAGACTGGCATCGCGTCGGCGGCTGGTACGAGCAACGTAATGGCAGCAGAAGGCAGCGATTACTTGTCAACGCTGCcgcaacagaaaaacacaaggGAAGGAACCAGCGAGGAATTCCCTGCAGATGCATGTAGAGAGCTCACAGAGCGACTCAAGCGAGGACAGCCTCTGCTTCCTACTCCAGATGTCGCAGCATTGGCTATGGTCGGCGGCTACTTGGCAAGAGTTGTACAAGAAAATATCAATTGCGAGGAGTGCGTCAGCCTGTTAAAAAAGCCAAACGCCTCGGCGCCCTCGGACTCGCTGATAAAGCACCAAGACCGCGGTGGACTCATCTACCCATCGGGACAACTTTTAGCGGTTCTCTACGCATTAGAGAAATTTATCGGCGTTCTTCTCGCAAGAAGAAGGCACATGAATCAGCCTTTGAAGGAGGCTGTGAGTAATGCCGCTGCAATACTCCGCGAGCACAAAACTTTGATGTGCTCGACGCCAGGACACCAAGAGAACCTGCTGCAACTGTTGCTGACAAAGTTTTTTCGCCCAATATTCACAAATTTTGCAATGAAGGCGACAGACAAACACGACATGGCTAAAGTGTTTGAAATAAAACCGCTGTCACGAAAGACCCTCAAACTGTGA